The Cyclopterus lumpus isolate fCycLum1 chromosome 1, fCycLum1.pri, whole genome shotgun sequence sequence tcacttgtttccctttgaaaggtttgtgaggtcaaaggtcagggatgtgtatgtgtacagattgtaaagccctctgaggcaaatttgtaatttgtgatattgggttatacaaaataaactgaattgaatatatatatatacacatatatctatataaatctctctctctctcagagatATGACCGAAAGTACAAGTCTGCACGGAAATATTAGAGATGTTTGACTGTATGACTCATTTCATAAAACATAGAGACTTCCATAGAGAAGGGGAGGCCGTCATGGAAACGTGTAGCACACTCAGCCCAGTGGGtggcagacatttttttttcttcttttttctccacatCCTGTCCAGCCTTCCCGTCACTGTTTACCTGTAGATGGAGTAACTTTTTTTCATGTATCGCTCATAactttgtttagttgttttcttctttttcttttggtcgGCCACACGCGCTCAGTATGTCCGGCCATCCGAACCAGAGAGCCCTCCGCGGGCTGTGCGTGCTGAGCGCCCTGCTGCTGTCCGTGTCGGGGGAGAACGTGTCCGAGGGTCGCTCCGGCATGCTCCAGGAGCTCCGGGAGACCCTGGCTGAGCTGGCCGGCGAGGGGAGGACTTACCTGGGCAGGCTGGCCGGGGAGCAGACGGTGCTGTCGGTGCAGAAGGTGAGAGAGGCGGAAGCCGGAAACTGTTGCACTCTTTTGACCGATTCCATTCCCGGAGGAGGCTAATATGCAACATATGGATTTGCGTATATTTTCATGTCTGACAAAGGGGACatacatgtttatgtatatatatcctGGCACTAAATACATAGTATAAAAGCATATTTTCGCCACTGTGAGGAAAACAATTAAGATCCTGTAaatcataattatgagatgcgATTTACAGGATCCTAATTGTTCCCTCACAGTGGCGGAAATGGGCTTtcataagagagagagacatgcaactataatataaatgaaatgttgtGGACATTTGAGTGGCTGATAACTCTTAACGGTGGAggggaaaacaaagaaagaaagaaagtggaaaCTCCTGTCCACCTTCTCCATCCACGCGCTTTATTCCCACACCGATGACTCCGACGTGGACTGGTGACACGTGGACTGCCAACACGGTGACACGTGGGCTGCAAAGATCACACCGGGGGAACGTTGCATCTTGTCTGATGCAACGTGACGTCAGGAAGAGGGAGCCGCCTGAAGGGTGGCATCCTGgatccattgttgttgttggtttgacAAAGCAGGCCGACCCCACTGCCCTAAAGtgtgtcgttgttgttgttgttgtcacggGCCCCTGTCGAtccgtgtcccccccccccccccaaatttATTATACATGATCAcgttaaccatcacagtgtgaaataaagtgttACTTTTTATCCTCCAATATTCCAGTCTCTGATctctgataatgttacattgtaaacaaccaatcgcTGTTTAAACTGTTCGATTACATTATGaggcgttcaggctctgctcagtgaaaggAGAATTGGTGCGAAGGTAAACGATAACGTTATGATGCGTAATCTCGTAAAATGTCGTGTTGGTAAGAAACATAAATAGATAGTTGAGATGAATTATGATCTGTTTACACTAAACACTCAGCATAGTATACATGATTTAAAACTAGTAATTACAACATTTGTTGTAATCCATAAAACTACATTAAGCTATGTCCATTTGAATGGTGTGTTTATATGAAGAAAACACTATAAATTACTGGaacaaagtaaaaagataaTATTTAGAACTTTTGATGTTTTACAGACTTCTGATCGGTTGAAATTACTTTTTTGGGTCGATGGCAAAATCATAGTCtgatccttgtagaccagctgctataatcaaacaacaaagtcATCTGTATCTATTAATATGGATCATCAGTTAATATCGGCGGCGTGACTGACCCACGATCCGATCTGTGACTATGATCCCTCCGACTCGCTGTGCTCACCTCAGTGTCTCCGCCTGCTCTCCTGCAGGCTTTCTCCCAGGTGCTCGGTGCCGTGGCAGGAAGTGTGTCCGCGGGCCTGAACGTGCTCTTGCAGTACGTCTCACACTTCCTGCAGGCTGCTGGATTCCAAGGTGagcatcagacacacacacacacacacacacacacacacacacacacacacacaccgtgtgttTACTGATCATCACAAAGACGCTCCAACCTTCTGATTATTTCCCCGTAACGCTGcaggctgatgatgatgatgatgatgatgatgatgatgatgacacaaAGTCTTCAGCCGTAAATGATAATTCCAGTTTCTCCGGACCAAAAACGTACAATTCCTCATTAATTTATTCGTTCATGTGGGATATCAATCCAATGTATCCACCTGTAACAACCACCGGTTGTTAATATTGCACATATCAACCGGTCAGTCCGATTATATcacatttttgtatatatatttttaaaacttatttaTTATGCCTTTACTATTGTGATGATATGTTTGTTATACTTGTTTCTGATCCGGCTGTTCTACttttgtctgttgtttgttCGTGTGCACTGTCCTCTTATTTTATCTCACTCAAAGAGTCAGCTGATCAGACTTAAGAGAAACAGAAGCAGGTTAACTTATTTAGAAGAATCAAtcaacaataaaatcacaaaccaacttcctgcttcagctccgAGTCGTGTTCACGGGATTTGAAGATTTGAAACCCGAAAAACAAGTAAGATGTAATAACCATGAAGTTCAGCAGACCAAAGGACCCGTTGAATTATTATTTAGGATTGCGTATTATCGAAGAGCTAAAATGATCGCTCGattagttgattgacagaaGAGGAGTCACCAACCATATTGACAATGGATCACTCAATCattgtttaaatctttttttaaacacaataaaacacatttttcctttttaatcttgtgttaaaaaattaatttctttatgtttttgaccagcagtcatttaaaaaaagatctcaGGGAAATTGTCCAGCCTACTTCTATATACCTCGGCACAGCTTTGTCATTTTCATAAACCAAACACTTAGTCAAGAAAGTCATGCGCAAATATAAGATAAGGTACAGTTCTacattattgtttattgtctcGACATAAAATGGAATAATGCAACGCTGTCATGTGGAGGTCTGGTTTGTGGGTCTCAAAGGTGTCCGAGGTCATCTGAAATAATGAAGGTGTTTACTCACGAgaacctttttaaatatgaaggaCGTGGGTTGAGTTCAGCAGCCGACTGACTCATTGAAATGAATGGAAGTTGTCGTCTTCGTAATGATTTGAAACAGAAGCTGACGTTATGAGACACTCTCACTAAACCCTCCTCCTGGTCTTCCTGTTTGCCACAGCTGGGTTCCCCATCAGCCAGGTGACCCCAGAGGGGCTGGTCTTTGTCGCCCAGTGGGTCGTCGCGGCTCTCGTTGGCTACTGGCTGATCTCCTTCGTCTTCGGATTGGTCGCCTCCGCTCTGAGGCGGGCCCTGTGGCTGCTCAAAGTGGGCGTGGCTCTGGCGTGTTTCGGCCTCATCCTGAGCGACCGCAGCGTGGGCACGGACACCGTGGCGGTCCGGCTGGCGGCGCTGGTGTGCGCATGCGTGCTGCTCGGCGTTGGGAGTCCGAGGAGCTCCGGCGCGTCCGACAAAACGGCTCACctggaggagcaggtgaagaCGCTGGAGACGCGgctgagggagatggagaggaggcggaggaggaggacggaggagtgaCGGAGGGGCGGAAGTGGACCGCTCCTCTGTCGTCTTCCCCCCCTGAACCGGGCGACCTTTCAGGGCTTCTGGATCTTCACTTCAGAAACATTTCTACATTGTGTATGTTTTGTTAGAACGAGTTTGAAAAGTAATCCGCGGCTGGCGATTTTATTACCGACACAACGTGATTACTGAGTCATTCCCGGAATCAGTGATTTgagtttcttccttttttaaaaagggcaatTTGTTCCTAAGAGTGTGCCGAGGTGCGAAGGACAAACAGCTTCTCCGTCCAATGTTCTGACCGTCTTCACGTTGAATTATTAAAGAAACGCTTTGGGAAGTATTTGTCTCTGCTTTGTTTTTGAAAGTGAGACGAGGAGATGGCCGTCACGCTCTTGGAAAGAAGGCCAATCGGCATGTTTTTTTCCAACTATTTTAACTTGTGATAATAGCGATGGCATTTACAGTCCAGTGAgagatgcaaaaataaaattgtaatGAGTCTCAGGTCATGAGGTCAGATCCAGGCTCTGATTGGATCTGGGAGGCTCCGCCCATTCTAAGAGTAAAGTGAGTTCACTGACATTCGGCCTTGTCCATGAGCAGTCTGACATTCTTCACCCATCATTTCTAATCTTTACGTTTTAAATGCTCTCTGTGCCTTAAATGTTGCTCACTGACCAGTGTGACGGTTATGATGGTATTATTATGGTTATGATGGTATACATGAGTGAGCTATTGGGGTGCGTAGTCATGCTGCTGGAGCGTGTGCTGTGTGTTTCCACCAGCTAACACTAACACTCTTCTATAGAAGACTGTTCTGGGCGTATCATAACTTTGACATTTGAGCATTTTCTGAGATGGATATGTAGAGCTGTCAATCATGTTCCGATGGAAGGGCCACACTTCACAGGTTGACGGGTTCTAACCCGGTTTTCTCGTCTTCATGTTTTACAACTTTCTAGTTTGCAGTCGTATACTGTTTGATTTTGGACAAAGGCTGCAACCTGAGGTAGTAATACGGGATATATTAATACACAaatacccatatatatatatatatatatatatatatatatatatatatatatatatatatatagagtagaagggaaaaggagaaaaaggaaacaaatatatacatatgtaaaaaaaaactcaattgTATCTCACAACAATTCAAGTAGAATTAATTATAGTTAATCCCATTATTAGATCTTAGGTTGAGGCTTGTTGGACCCCCTCGCCCCCTGGGAGTCGTTGTTGTGTTGCTTAGTCACGTGGATGATATGCATTTAATTCGTGTCACCACCAACAATAACTTCCCATTGGCATTAAATCTCGTGCTGAGTCAAAAGAAAAGACCGAGGCGATTGGTTTCCCTGGACACGTCCAATAGATTGTATTTTGTGACTATTTCACAAACTTCCACCAACTCGGGCCGCGTGGTCAGCCCCGACAGCACGAATTCAGACTTTGTCCCTTTACTAATAAATGAGtcattgagtttattttggGTAGAAATTCCCTGGTGCTTCAGGATGGTGTTTGGGTTCACTATATCtgggacttccacaacatgtGGTTGACAAATATTGTTGTGTCTTATGTCTTCATGCAGTTTATCCGCTCCGGCCTCCAGATGGCGGTCGACCTTGCATGAGTAGTTGAAAATGTgagagttggaggaggaggggggtgtaAAGCCGACATATTTTCACATCTAACTCTGTGAACGTTGTCACCTAGATTGTGACTTTATTTCATGTTGCCCTGCAATCAGCTCACCCCCCCCATACCCCCCCGCACCCCCCTTGGGCCTCAGCGTGTGCGGTTGTATctttaggtttaggtttaggttgTATGCTGGTAcatgtggtcacatgtttatttcttccctggactacatttcccatcagcACTGATTGGACATCTACGTAGAAGGTGGCAAATCGTCCCTTTATCAAGTAGTCATACGCTTGCAGATTTTCTCTCAGACTGTCTCctcaaataattattttaatgttgaattcttttgtttgaaatgaaagaaattcaTATCCATGCGCAGTATGACAAAATGGTTACACATCCAAATAAAGTATGTCTACTATATCATTTCAGGTATAAAAGGAGAGGTATGGTAGGTGGATGGAACTGGAGGGACCCAAGAACACCAAAAGTGGCCTCCAACTGCATTAAAATCCATAACCACCAACAAAAGATACACTTAGTGAATATCATTGGttacatttacaaagaaaaataaaaaatacatgaatcACATATTCAACATGTATCACAATCTCAACATTGCTATGCGTGAGGAACATCAGATATAGGACACTAAGgttaaaccaataaaaagcaGACGGGCTCAGAACTCGTTTGTCCCAGTTTAATATGTGACTCCAGAAAACCAGATTCCATGAGGGACAGCAACTAATTCCAGTATTTAGAAGTGAATCTAGTCAAATCCAGAAGAATAAAGTTAAAGATTACTATACTGCAAAGGCATTAGTGACGCTACTCGCAGTGCAATGAGTGCCTGTTAGTGGTTTTAGGGGACATTCTAGAGGGAGGAGggtttctggtctctggtggattTCAGGAGGGACCCACACTGCAGGCTCGCTCCACGTGACCGCcgctacttcctgtttggtgATTGAATGGCCGTGGATG is a genomic window containing:
- the tmem109 gene encoding transmembrane protein 109; amino-acid sequence: MSGHPNQRALRGLCVLSALLLSVSGENVSEGRSGMLQELRETLAELAGEGRTYLGRLAGEQTVLSVQKAFSQVLGAVAGSVSAGLNVLLQYVSHFLQAAGFQAGFPISQVTPEGLVFVAQWVVAALVGYWLISFVFGLVASALRRALWLLKVGVALACFGLILSDRSVGTDTVAVRLAALVCACVLLGVGSPRSSGASDKTAHLEEQVKTLETRLREMERRRRRRTEE